From Trueperaceae bacterium, one genomic window encodes:
- a CDS encoding MoaD/ThiS family protein yields the protein MSAATPPADAGATPDVAVEVRFFAQLRTATGVGDTRVTLPAGATVRQLADHLEATYDGLRLTGSMCAVDEAYAAPDTPLEGGETVAFLPPVSGG from the coding sequence GTGAGCGCCGCCACCCCCCCGGCCGACGCGGGCGCGACGCCCGACGTCGCGGTGGAGGTGCGCTTCTTCGCGCAACTCCGGACCGCGACCGGCGTCGGCGACACCCGCGTCACGCTCCCCGCCGGCGCGACCGTCCGGCAGCTCGCCGACCACCTCGAAGCGACGTACGACGGCCTCCGCCTCACCGGCAGCATGTGCGCCGTCGACGAGGCCTACGCGGCCCCCGACACGCCGCTCGAGGGCGGCGAGACCGTCGCCTTCCTCCCGCCCGTCTCCGGCGGCTGA
- the tsaE gene encoding tRNA (adenosine(37)-N6)-threonylcarbamoyltransferase complex ATPase subunit type 1 TsaE encodes MNGVRVLPDVAATRTFAGEVAARLPAGALLLLDGPLGAGKTTFVAALVEALGGPDRAASPTYTLVHEYPTPDGVVVHVDAYRLDGAAALNELGLDAYLDRARLVAVEWGGVLADAYPEAWRLTLARPGGADAARHATLTAPAG; translated from the coding sequence GTGAACGGAGTGCGGGTCCTGCCCGACGTGGCCGCCACCCGCACCTTCGCCGGGGAGGTCGCCGCCCGCCTCCCGGCGGGCGCCCTCCTGCTCCTGGACGGGCCGCTGGGGGCGGGCAAGACGACGTTCGTGGCCGCCCTCGTCGAGGCGCTCGGCGGCCCGGACCGCGCCGCCAGCCCGACGTACACGCTCGTGCACGAGTACCCGACGCCGGACGGCGTCGTCGTGCACGTCGACGCCTACCGCCTCGACGGCGCGGCGGCGCTGAACGAGCTCGGCCTGGACGCGTACCTCGACCGCGCCCGACTGGTCGCGGTCGAGTGGGGCGGCGTCCTGGCCGACGCCTACCCCGAGGCGTGGCGCCTCACCCTCGCGCGCCCGGGCGGCG